A region from the Canis aureus isolate CA01 chromosome 8, VMU_Caureus_v.1.0, whole genome shotgun sequence genome encodes:
- the PRMT6 gene encoding protein arginine N-methyltransferase 6 → MSQPKKRKLESGGGGGGGGEGSEEEDGGAPEAAPPRPRRARRERDQLYYECYADISVHEEMIADRVRTDAYRLGILRNWAGLRGKTVLDVGAGTGILSLFCVQAGARRVYAVEASAIWQQARDVVRLNGLEDRVHVLPGPVETVELPEQVDAIVSEWMGYGLLHESMLRSVLHARARWLKEGGLLLPASAELFVAPVSDQMLELRLGFWSQVKQLYGVDMSCLESFATRCLMGHSEIVVQGLSGEDVLARPHCFARLELARSGLEQELEAGVGGRFRFSCYGSAPMHGFAVWFQVTFPGGDAEKPLVLSTSPFHPVTHWKQALLYLNEPVPVEQDTDISGEITLLPSRDNHRLLRVLLRYKVGDQEEKTKDFAMED, encoded by the coding sequence ATGTCGCAGCCCAAGAAAAGAAAGCTTGAgtcggggggcggcggcggcggaggaggggagggaagtgaGGAGGAAGATGGCGGAGCGCCGGAGGCGGCCCCGCCGCGACCCCGGAGGGCGCGGCGGGAGCGGGACCAGCTGTACTACGAGTGCTACGCGGACATCTCGGTGCACGAGGAGATGATCGCGGACCGCGTCCGCACCGACGCCTACCGCCTGGGCATCCTGCGGAACTGGGCCGGGCTGCGGGGCAAGACGGTGCTGGACGTGGGCGCGGGCACCGGCATCCTCAGCCTCTTCTGCGTGCAGGCGGGCGCCCGGCGCGTGTACGCCGTGGAGGCCAGCGCCATCTGGCAGCAGGCCCGCGACGTGGTGCGGCTCAACGGGCTGGAGGACCGCGTGCACGTGCTGCCGGGGCCGGTGGAGACGGTGGAGCTGCCCGAGCAGGTGGACGCCATCGTGAGCGAGTGGATGGGCTACGGGCTGCTGCACGAGTCCATGCTGCGCTCCGTGCTGCACGCGCGGGCCCGCTGGCTCAAGGAGGGCGGCCTGCTGCTGCCGGCGTCCGCCGAGCTCTTCGTGGCGCCCGTCAGCGACCAGATGCTGGAGCTGCGCCTGGGCTTCTGGAGCCAGGTGAAGCAGCTCTACGGCGTGGACATGAGCTGCCTGGAGAGCTTCGCCACGCGCTGCCTCATGGGCCACTCGGAGATCGTGGTGCAGGGCCTGTCCGGGGAGGACGTGCTGGCGCGGCCGCACTGCTTCGCGCGGCTGGAGCTGGCCCGCAGCGGCctggagcaggagctggaggcCGGCGTGGGCGGCCGCTTCCGCTTCAGCTGCTACGGCTCGGCGCCCATGCACGGCTTCGCCGTCTGGTTCCAGGTGACCTTCCCCGGCGGGGACGCGGAGAAGCCCCTGGTGCTGTCCACCTCGCCCTTCCACCCGGTCACGCACTGGAAGCAAGCGCTGCTCTACCTGAACGAGCCGGTGCCGGTGGAGCAGGACACGGACATTTCCGGAGAGATCACGCTGCTGCCCTCCCGGGACAACCACCGCCTCCTGCGCGTGCTGCTGCGCTACAAAGTGGGCGACCAGGAGGAAAAGACCAAAGACTTTGCCATGGAGGACTGA